A window of Haloarcula marismortui ATCC 43049 genomic DNA:
TTGACCACTGTACTGTCCCATCATCCGCCAGCAGAACAGCGATTTCGTTCGCTTCAGCACGCGATTCAATTCCGGACACTGCATCCCGCAGCGCGGACTCGGTCCGGTCGACTGGGGCTGAGACGACGCTAACGATCTTCTCCGCCAGCAGCAGCGGCTGTCCGTCCGCCTGTTTCGTGACGACCGTCTCCGCGTCGTCGAAGACAGGCGCAACGCTGTCCGACGCAGTGGCGTCGGTGTAGAGGACGACCGGGTAGCGGTCGTTCGACACCAGTGCAGCCGGGATATCACCCAGCCCAGTCGGGTCGAGGACGAGACAGGAGACATCCGTCGATGCGGCGGCTTCGAGCGCGGCATCTGTCGTTGCCACGCTCGTCACCGTTATTTCGGTGTGGTGGTCCGTCAGCCTCTCGTGTATCTGCTTTCGTGCCGTCGCGTCGGAATCGAGATACACGACTTCGATTTCCCGGTTGGCAGCGCCGGTCTGTCTCGCTCCCGCAAACGCGATGTCGTCGAGGTCGTTTCTAATCATCACCCTGGTATGCTGTTCAATCACGTTACTGCGGCGTAATAACTGTTCTGCGGCGACAGTGGTTGCCAGACAGCGAACGCACACGTTCAACGACCACAGTGGCGAAACGTTGCGGATGGCACACGGCTTCTCTCGGAGCCTCCTGGCCATCGAATCCGGTGACACACCCGGCGTCAGTCGACAACGAACAGCCGCTCCCGAAGGGTCTCGGCAACATCAGTGAGGTGGGCCTGTCCGAACGCCGCGACCAGAAGCGCCCCGAGCGAATTGAACATCGTATCCCGGACCGTATCATCAAGGCCGTGTTGCGCCAGCGGCATCGTGACACCCGTTTCGGTGGCAACGATATCGAGCGCGAACTCGAACAGTTCCCAGATCACGCCAAAGGAGAGCACCACGACGAAGATGTACACGAAAAAGACGCGTCTGGGGATGTGAATCGCGTCGTTGTGGAGGTCGATGGTCCGGGCTGTCGTATATCCGAACGCGGCAATGAGTGAGGCTGACATCGCGTGGGTGAGGTGGTCCCACCAACCGATCTGCCCGTAGAGCCCGGCTGAACCGAGCGTATGGAGGAACACCGCGGTCGTGATCCAGAGGGCGAGCCACGGGTCAAGCGCGAGATTGTAGTTTCGCCGCATCATCGCGGGGAGGAACGTGACGAGCAGACCGATACCGCCGTTCGTGATCGGCTTTGGCTGACCGGCGAGGATGCCGTAGCCGACCAGTCCAAGCAAGACGAGTTGCATCGCGCGGGTGGTCCGTCGCTGGTTCCGCATCGACGGTCGGGGCAGCCTCATCGCTGCACCATCCGTCGGATACCACGCCAGAGACGGCGGTCCCGCCGTCTGAAGTAGCCATCGAACAGCACACCCGCGGCGAGTCCGGCAAGGGTGACGTACAGCCACTCGGTCATCAGCGCCTCGTTGGTCGTGAGATACGACGTCCCGAGAAACCGGTCGGCGTTCCACCGGAAGACCGTCCAGACCGCCACCGCGGCAAGCGTCGTCAGGACGACGAGCCCGATGGCGAACCAGTGCGTGAGCGCGAGATCGGTAAACATGTGAAGCTCAACGATGACGAGCAGGGCCAGTGCAGCAAGTGAGAGGTAGCTGGCGAAGGTTCCGACAGTGCCGCCGACGAGCCCGCGGGCTAAGATTGGGAGCAACGCGAGAACGAGCAACTCCCAGGGGAGCATCACGCGCCACTCGCGGAACGCCACCGGCGGGACGAGGACGACGAAGCCGACGACACTGACGAACAGTATCCACCGGTAATCAGCTTCGAAGACGCTTTCGACGAACACGGCCGTGAGAATCGCAACAAGCGCCCACGCGATGACTGCGTTGGTTCGCCCGTCACGAAAGAGCTTCTTGAACGAGTCCTCGAGGCCGATAGTCCCGGGACGACTGTCGGAACGGCCGGACCCATCGCTCATTGCAGTGAACTGTGGTACGACAGCGAATAAACCCAGCGACGTGTTTATACCGGCTACAGCCCCTTCTACAGGTATATGATGCTGCCGACGCATGCGATAGCGGGGCTCGCCATTGCGACACCGCTGCTCGTCCTTGCGCCAGACCACGCCGCTGTAGCGCTCGCTGGCGGCCTCGTCGGTGGCGTTCTTCCCGACCTCGACCTGTACTCGGGCCATCGGCGCACGCTGCATTACCCCAGCGGGTACACACTCGCGGTTGTCCCGGCTGCTGGGTTCGCCGCCATCCTCCAGACACCGCTGCTCATTGCGCTCACCTTCGTTCTGATGGGCGCTGCACTCCACTGCCGGATGGACCGGTACGGCGGCGGCCTCGAACTCCGTCCGTGGGAGGCCACATCCGAACGTGCCGTGTACGACCACGTTCGTGGGCGGTGGCGGCCGCCGAAGCGATGGATACAGTACGACGGTGCGCCCGCCGACGTGGGACTGATGGTACTTGCAGGTGCACCACTATTCGTCGTGCTTGACGGGCCGTTCCGGTGGGTCGTCGCCGCAGCCCTCCTCACTGGCGCGACCTACGGGCTCCTGCGTCGTCGACTGGCAGCCCTGGCCCCGGTCGTGTTCGGGAACGTTCCCGACTCGATTGCAGCCCACGTTCCGGACCGCTACCGGCAGTAACGCTTGGCTGCCGCGACGCTTTCGCTATTTCACTGCTGCTCTCGTCACTTCCGTCCCACCAGAGCGTTCTCAGCAACGCCGCGAAGCGTCAGCCACGTGTTGATACCCGCCCGCAGTGCAACGAGGTCAGACGCCGCAACAGTGAGTTCGACCCGCTGTCCGTCCCGACTGAGCCGCGCCGTCGTCCGGTCGCCCTCGATATCGTTGATTTCGGGACGGATGCTCTGCTCAATGGCGCGAGCCCGGTCGGCGCTGCTGTACTCGGCGGTCAGGCGGGTCTGATGTGGTGCAGTCATACTGTTCGGGATGGGGCGTCCTCGTATCGGTCACAGGGCTGCCCCAGAAAAGCCGTTCGCAACGTGGCGCAGCCGGCCGTCGACTATCAACCGCGTCACCGACAGTCTCAGTTGACGTTGATCTCTTTGACGTCGGGCGACCGCTCCTTCAGCAGGACGCGGTGTCCGCAGTACGGGCAGCGGACGCCGCCGTACTCGTCCAGCGTCACGTCGCGCTTACAGCGTGAACACTTGTAGCTCATAGCTGAGAGATAGGGATGAAGGTCCTTTACTCCTCGTCTTCGGACAGTGCGGCCCGAATGGAGCGTCGAACAGTCTTGCCGCCAGGCGTTTCCGGCTTGTAGCTGCCGCCGGTGAACTTGTAGTCACAGTAGCTGCACTGCCAGATGCCCGTGCCCTGACGGTCAACGCGGTCTTCGCCGCAGTTCGGACAGGCGTGGTCCTCGTTCATCTCCGATTCGATCTCCGCAACGCGGCGTCGGGACACGCGACCGTAGCGAGCGCCGAAACGGCCCGAGCTGCCGGTCTTTCCGCTCTTGCTAGCCATAGTGGTCTGTTGTCCGCCGAGCGGCCACATAAGGCCTTCGAGATTCGGTTCCCGGCGAGCCCGCGGCGACATAACTCAAGGGGGAGGCGGGCAAACCATCGCTCGATGGCAGCGTTCGACGGAGTTCGCAATCGCCTCCAGCGGGTCGCGCCGGCCACGAGCGGGCGGCTTACCGCCTCGGAGTTCTTGCTGTCGGGCGCGGCGGCGGGTCTGTTTGGCTGGGGTGGCACGCAGGCGATTACGTGGTCGAGCCGCGCTAACGGCGCGCTGTTCGCCACGGCGCTGTGGGCTGTCTTAATCAGTGGCTTCGTCGGCCTGACAGTCCTCCACGCACCGGATTCGGTCCGCTTCTCGGACGCGATGTTCGCCTGGGGAACGGTCAATACTACTGCGACAGCGGTGACTATCGGTGGCCTCCTCGGTGTCATACCCGCACAAGCGGCGTTCTGGCACGCGTGGGTCGGCGCAACGGCGATCGGCTACTGCTGGACCGGTGGGGTCCTCGAAGGGGCTGGACAGCCTGTGCGCGGACGTGGTTATGTGGGTGCGGGCGTCGTCGGCCTCTGTCTGCTGGCCGTCGGGGCGGTAGCGTTTCCGCTTGTCTCCCCAGTCGGTTATCTGGCGCTCGCCGCACTCCATGCGCTCCCGATGGCCCTCGACGTTCGAACGTCGTTACCGGCCGTTCACCGGACCGGTGTCGTCGGAGTCGCGGTGGCCGCCGTGCTTGTTGCTGGTGTT
This region includes:
- a CDS encoding KEOPS complex subunit Pcc1; this encodes MTAPHQTRLTAEYSSADRARAIEQSIRPEINDIEGDRTTARLSRDGQRVELTVAASDLVALRAGINTWLTLRGVAENALVGRK
- a CDS encoding DNA-directed RNA polymerase subunit P, which translates into the protein MSYKCSRCKRDVTLDEYGGVRCPYCGHRVLLKERSPDVKEINVN
- a CDS encoding metal-dependent hydrolase is translated as MMLPTHAIAGLAIATPLLVLAPDHAAVALAGGLVGGVLPDLDLYSGHRRTLHYPSGYTLAVVPAAGFAAILQTPLLIALTFVLMGAALHCRMDRYGGGLELRPWEATSERAVYDHVRGRWRPPKRWIQYDGAPADVGLMVLAGAPLFVVLDGPFRWVVAAALLTGATYGLLRRRLAALAPVVFGNVPDSIAAHVPDRYRQ
- a CDS encoding 50S ribosomal protein L37ae, producing MWPLGGQQTTMASKSGKTGSSGRFGARYGRVSRRRVAEIESEMNEDHACPNCGEDRVDRQGTGIWQCSYCDYKFTGGSYKPETPGGKTVRRSIRAALSEDEE